One genomic region from Magallana gigas chromosome 3, xbMagGiga1.1, whole genome shotgun sequence encodes:
- the LOC109619543 gene encoding microfibril-associated glycoprotein 4, whose product MGSLLEILICTSLLVSVNSQALFDDIGERQRSEDHVLHFLRTELKQLRQDIEGMVMKKLDEVENVIEKKISNMIETKTTNLSRKVEKNSDHITTTQTEQRLLKQEMESLNSKADTLVNKSITNCADILDFYPDTREKDGVYNIIDSKTLYCDMTTDNGGWTVIQRRVNGSVDFYRNWTEYKNGFGFGDHEYWIGNDMLHRLTSLKPQELRVDMESFNGEKAHAAYSRFSVGDEASKYKLEVQGYSGNAGDGLDYHNNMKFSTPDQDNDRRSGSCATEYRSAGWFNNCHYANPNGQYTDSEKTGGKYIAWWKWKNSNISLKKMQLMIRPRA is encoded by the exons ATGGGTAGTCTGTTGGAAATTCTGATTTGTACGTCATTGCTTGTATCAGTGAATAGCCAGGCTCTGTTTGATGATATTGGAGAAAGACAGAGGTCAGAAGACCATGTGTTACACTTCCTGAGAACCGAACTTAAGCAATTGAGACAAGATATTGAGGGAATGGTGATGAAAAAACTTGACGAAGTCGAAAACGTCATCGAGAAAAAGATCAGCAATATGATAGAGACGAAGACAACCAATTTGTCAAGAAAAGTTGAGAAGAACAGTGATCATATTACCACAACTCAGACCGAGCAGCGACTCCTAAAGCAGGAAATGGAGTCTTTAAATTCTAAAGCTGATACTCTGGTGAACAAAAGTATTACAAACTGTGCTGACATTTTGGACTTTTATCCAGATACCAGAGAAAAGGATGGTGTGTATAATATCATAGATTCAAAGACCTTGTACTGTGATATGACCACTGACAACGGAGGATGGACG GTGATTCAGCGGAGAGTGAATGGATCAGTGGATTTTTACCGGAACTGGACGGAATACAAGAACGGGTTTGGATTCGGTGACCACGAGTATTGGATCG gaaatgaCATGCTACATAGATTGACATCACTGAAGCCCCAGGAACTGCGAGTTGATATGGAGAGTTTCAACGGAGAAAAGGCACATGCTGCCTACTCACGGTTTTCTGTCGGGGATGAGGCCAGTAAATATAAATTGGAGGTGCAGGGATACAGTGGGAATGCAG GGGATGGCCTGGATTACCACAACAACATGAAGTTCTCTACACCGGACCAGGATAACGACAGGCGCAGCGGTAGCTGTGCCACCGAGTACAGATCGGCAGGGTGGTTCAACAACTGTCATTACGCCAACCCTAATGGACAGTACACCGACTCTGAGAAAACTGGTGGTAAATACATTGCATGGTGGAAATGGAAAAACTCGAACATATCTCTAAAAAAGATGCAGCTGATGATTCGTCCTCGGGCCTGA